A window of Methanobacterium sp. genomic DNA:
CTACCCACGCACTGGATGAATGCCACACTTTTTGGTTTTTCACCATCAGATGGTTTTAATACTTTACCCATGGTTGGCCCAGATGCGTTGATTAATCTTTCCAGTTCTATACCGGTGATGACGTTTTGAGCGTCTGCATAGGACCATTCTTTTTTCTCAGTAGGGTCATATGGGTCGTAACCAGTGGCAACGATTATGGTACCTACATCGATTTCAATGGTTTCAGCTTCCTGATCATGGTCAATTGCTCCGTTACCACAAGCTTGGTCACAAAGTTTACAGTCAATACAGTAATCTTTGTCAATAGTAGCTACCAGGGGAACTGCTTGTGGGAATGGGATGTAAATTGCTTTGACCATACCCATACCTTCATCAAAGTAATTGGGCATTTCTATTGGACAAACTTCTGAACAACTTCCACAACCGGTACAGACATCTTCAAGCACGTAACGTGGTTTTTTCTCAATAACAACTTGGAAGTTACCTATGTAACCATTAACTTCCTTTACTTCTGCAAAGGAGATGAGCTCAATATTATCGTGTTTTGCAGTATCCACAGTCTTAGGAGCTAGAATACACATGGAACAGTCAAGTGTAGGGAAAGTTTTGTCCAGCTGCGCCATCCTTCCACCAATGGTGGGTTGTTTTTCAACTAAGTATGTTTTGAATCCCATATCAGCTAAATCAAGTGCGGATTGAATACCTGCTACTCCTCCACCTATAACTAAGGCTTTATCATCCACAGATACTTTTTCAGCTTCCAATGGTTCGAGTAATCGGGCTTTGGCAACAGCCATTCGGACTAAGTCTTTGGCTTTTTCAGTTGCTGCTTCTGGTTCGGCCATATGAACCCAAGAATCGTGTTCTCGGATGTTTGCAAATTCAAAGAGGAATTGGTTTAGCCCAGCTTCTCGAATACACCTTCGGAAGGTTGGTTCGTGAAGTCTGGGTGAACATGCTGCCACCACTACTCGGTTAACTTTACCTTCTTTA
This region includes:
- a CDS encoding CoB--CoM heterodisulfide reductase iron-sulfur subunit A family protein encodes the protein MADENKQEETEEPKIGVYVCHCGINIGGVVDIDEVKDYAATLPNVEVSEEYKYFCSDPGQDMIQKDVKEGKVNRVVVAACSPRLHEPTFRRCIREAGLNQFLFEFANIREHDSWVHMAEPEAATEKAKDLVRMAVAKARLLEPLEAEKVSVDDKALVIGGGVAGIQSALDLADMGFKTYLVEKQPTIGGRMAQLDKTFPTLDCSMCILAPKTVDTAKHDNIELISFAEVKEVNGYIGNFQVVIEKKPRYVLEDVCTGCGSCSEVCPIEMPNYFDEGMGMVKAIYIPFPQAVPLVATIDKDYCIDCKLCDQACGNGAIDHDQEAETIEIDVGTIIVATGYDPYDPTEKKEWSYADAQNVITGIELERLINASGPTMGKVLKPSDGEKPKSVAFIQCVGSRDEQINKPYCSRVCCMYAMKNAQLIKDKMPDTDVAIYYMDIRAFGKGFEEFYRRSQEKYGIKFIRGRPANILVNPDETLSIRSEDSLLGKITEYDYDMVVLSVGLEPPEGSEELRQTMGLSKSADGFLMEAHPKLRPVDTLTDGIYLAGVSQGPKDIPDAVAQASGAAARAAIPMVKGEVEIEPIIACVDSDVCGGCEVCLELCPFGAVERKDEKAFINVALCKGCGTCVAACPSGAMDQQHFRTGQIFAQIEAALNPGK